A region from the Andrena cerasifolii isolate SP2316 chromosome 11, iyAndCera1_principal, whole genome shotgun sequence genome encodes:
- the LOC143374641 gene encoding putative inactive tRNA-specific adenosine deaminase-like protein 3: MAITSPKRAKERELGAVARSWIARPILSSEFTDDPPLEDVYVGLLRQKKDTSTAIQRISSVLPGFNHLKRCSSNKLLLAPLNSPELAPKTEEPSEDSALTEDRLKTALKEREFDLALLEDEFQIVKVPARAAKTKAQWARASKVWPLNFHPDPNVECLVDGSIFTEHQLELIERYMSVAVEAGRLEAVGNGNCNGSAVIVDPEDGRILAIAASKIDQHPMWHAAMLAVDLVARLQGGGAWELHENLEKNDAVSETSDPTEKEERDYATRERRIKRRYIEDAPFCYPESLAKLSLPKEETLKSTIPRKGRRNNDARPLDSENAEAEKSGPYLCTGYWTFLLREPCPLCAMALVHSRVSRIFYGTPNEDSGVLGSRTILHAVPGLNHRYQVWSGILERECQEASREIEHRNVD, translated from the coding sequence ATGGCGATCACCTCGCCGAAACGCGCCAAGGAGAGAGAATTGGGAGCCGTGGCTAGAAGCTGGATAGCGAGGCCGATTTTAAGCTCCGAATTCACCGACGATCCGCCGCTGGAGGACGTTTACGTGGGTCTGCTGAGGCAGAAAAAGGATACCTCCACAGCGATACAGAGGATATCCTCTGTTCTGCCAGGGTTCAATCACTTGAAACGTTGCTCTTCGAACAAGCTGCTATTGGCACCGCTCAACTCCCCAGAATTAGCACCGAAAACGGAGGAACCATCAGAAGACAGCGCTTTAACCGAAGATAGATTGAAGACAGCCTTGAAAGAGAGAGAATTTGACCTAGCTTTGCTAGAAGACGAGTTTCAGATAGTGAAAGTACCAGCCAGAGCAGCGAAGACGAAGGCACAGTGGGCGCGAGCGTCCAAGGTTTGGCCCTTGAATTTCCACCCGGACCCGAACGTGGAATGTCTTGTCGATGGGTCCATTTTCACGGAGCATCAGCTTGAGCTAATAGAAAGGTACATGAGCGTCGCGGTAGAAGCAGGTAGGCTGGAAGCTGTTGGCAATGGGAATTGCAACGGTAGCGCGGTGATCGTTGATCCAGAAGACGGAAGGATTCTCGCGATCGCCGCCTCGAAGATCGATCAGCACCCCATGTGGCACGCAGCTATGCTGGCGGTGGACCTGGTGGCTAGACTTCAAGGTGGTGGTGCTTGGGAATTACACGAGAACCTTGAGAAAAATGATGCGGTGTCAGAAACGTCGGATCCCACTGAAAAGGAGGAGAGAGACTATGCAACGAGGGAAAGGAGGATCAAGAGGAGGTACATCGAGGATGCTCCTTTCTGTTATCCAGAATCGTTGGCTAAACTGAGTCTCCCAAAGGAGGAAACTCTTAAATCGACTATACCTCGGAAAGGGCGAAGGAATAACGATGCGAGACCGTTGGATTCAGAGAACGCTGAGGCAGAGAAATCCGGACCTTACTTGTGCACAGGATACTGGACGTTCCTGCTGAGGGAGCCGTGTCCTCTTTGCGCCATGGCCCTCGTCCATTCCAGGGTCTCGAGGATATTCTACGGTACACCTAATGAGGACAGTGGAGTGCTGGGGTCGAGAACTATTCTGCACGCGGTCCCAGGATTGAATCATCGGTACCAAGTGTGGAGCGGGATCCTGGAACGAGAATGCCAAGAGGCGTCGCGAGAAATCGAGCACAGAAATGTGGATTGA
- the LOC143374633 gene encoding receptor-type tyrosine-protein phosphatase F has translation MSVLAVTLLVIQASAVSGGLTVLKEWDKWTRKLVCVSEDDGGGLIWNSNLNWQYSGYAFSDRAEVTDFQRLGAHEKGQVDCDLSSPSNCALGWNKTGWSLTTSRLTPLGPVFDHRWEGFWEHQNFNILNQYKLVYTLRKSGAFVVSIRGSTDAHMLFCDSNTYESSFCYWIIIGGWVNTESAIRECAKGTPNPETYPIEPACAEKRASYIHTPLSPIEWRTFVVTWNERTGNISVYDTEKLILSYVSNKAPMQYPTANYHLFLRSNKPMLFRLHTYSFLYTTDSKAALTSPLLYLPQSYLCVQMIIGLCPECQMEVVLVNLFNGKQESLEVIKGSTVAGAHGLPMWQYVQINRTVSFELETTVQVKLIPELERASRNPLWAFGSIRSCPPTDSVRYASMKATKDYGNGDYFWPNVTCQKLFYNENVVVDSLPDATLGVDFDDSDCPDGKVGPYCSVSCSDHFKANPDCKNTVICERAGCTCPSGFVGKDCEISCEVGLYGHDCKRTCGWCFRDDCDFRTGVCRSGCDNVRRYNIPPYCKAGIDVPPPPTIDFISETRVRVIIPAGEYKLIPLSYMFIIQKDGDVNARSLGDYANIFTNTTTLVGYTDDLEPGTSYEISCRLLVKYDATIIHGEWNSFATPCTSASDFEVEATNTTLTLKKIPEREPLHACPDKLYDVTFENSETHGEIFKGALPKIPHKFAQLTPYTLYNVTVSKGPAILFSREVRTLDGAPSNVRNVAVELTSNGEATVKWDPPEYPRGIIQKYEIKWQIQTHFGCYNLRRDVPSNPVKTLFTEHTSATLSHLMPYARYTVEISAHTSSPGTGERTLFSTKESDMPTAVYSNLTFQNYTLSWNPPEDCTTISGPIKARIIVKGVSKLMAGFNITKNTVSYFIKLDKELYGAEKFEARIYVVRDYKSTNKSSYQEITFTTPPKAPPPVRNLEVFEFDSKTEEVHLRWQEPNPPINGEIRYYAVNSCGRSCRILHYVYPTEYCNLWSKYICAVVKQPGQQFKKITVSAVNVNVSTPSEPESVSIVRNMKPSAPENFTVEPLNKGLVNVRWSHPWKTGGHLKKFIIVAEMVSSNLRVQIQHQLNVIVEHPVKEYRILYTEQLRLLPSSDYRISIFPATNADLRGAKRVANVQTPLAIAFEKELTSDASIDDSTISLHIPNVLNDTRNSLMNVIVKGPRTCEHPALLSPRLQEKVGIKEHEINWLAATFPTSKFAGKTFTVGDKEQYNGGTNCPLKPGESYEIMIIVQTDGGSANDQIVVASAASIRINEIPSRHEAWIIPVAIFVVAVAALYYIYRRRKRRSLNEIVFNEEMDSVTNTENLGEKPIPPCSKQTLTTTLNLPGKETLSPTSTPLNDGAVLANGVNQSEEAATPVQVKDFEDYVKRALDSGLLHKQYNTLPRGQTKPWDYGQLPQNKPKNRYANLVAYDENRVILKTLPDDPHSDYINANYIKGYKKEKCYIATQGPKPSTVIDFWRMIWEEGTLVVCMLANTIEGGKIKCEQYWPDIGKKEKYGDVVISNAKHNVFANYTFRTLHATRGDETRKIEHLHFTAWPDHGVPLSTHSVVTYLKKLLATSPGNGPVVVHCSAGVGRTGTIILCDICLRRAAAEGVVDVFAEMKAIRSQRANTVDTVQQYLLAHLTLVECLLSVPTSLSCDKVLPLKIKALKKQLVLQQQSLKKTAWQDEALLSPTGLATLSKCNLAKHRFPELVSAKVSRVYLKRYPPTDEDSDYISAVYVDSARLQKQYIATQLPLPATFSDFWRMIAEYKVELIVLLQPHDPNDATCCPIVPSEEFKPAPYISIREKETVELEHYTSQKLILVDNSEKPAAEQQVTILCSAEWKAGRNQDPPSTMTLVTLWQAAERISRGDGPTVVLCHDGVTGCGLYVALSFLLERMAVERECDVCLAIRAIRRSRPDFVQSLEQMEYLYDAAITYLQYFETYANFT, from the exons ATGAGTGTTTTGGCGGTAACGTTGCTCGTGATACAAGCATCTGCTGTTTCTGGAGGGCTAACCGTCTTGAAGGAATGGGATAAATGGACTAGGAAGTTGGTGTGCGTGTCGGAAGACGACGGTGGCGGTTTAATATGGAACAGTAACTTAAACTGGCAGTACAGTGGTTACGCGTTCTCTGATAGAGCGGAGGTTACTG ACTTCCAGCGATTAGGTGCGCATGAAAAGGGGCAAGTAGATTGCGATCTAAGTTCACCCAGCAATTGCGCATTAGGGTGGAATAAAACGGGTTGGAGTCTAACCACTTCCAGGCTAACCCCCTTGGGCCCGGTATTTGATCATCGATGGGAAG GCTTCTGGGAGCACCAGAATTTCAATATCCTGAACCAATACAAACTCGTTTATACGCTGAGGAAATCTGGAGCCTTCGTGGTCTCTATTCGAGGATCCACAGACGCTCATATGCTATTCTGCGACAGCAATACTTACGAGTCTAGCTTTTGTTACTGGATCATCATCGGTGGATGGGTCAACACGGAATCTGCGATAAGAGAATGTGCGAAAGGAACACCGAACCCGGAGACATACCCCATTGAGCCTGCGTGTGCTGAAAAGAGGGCCTCCTATAtt CACACACCCCTGTCTCCAATCGAATGGAGAACTTTCGTCGTCACGTGGAACGAACGCACGGGGAACATATCCGTCTACGATACCGAAAAGCTGATCCTCTCGTACGTCAGCAACAAAGCACCAATGCAATATCCAACAGCGAATTACCATCTGTTCTTAAGGAGCAACAAACCGATGCTGTTTCGACTTCACACAT ACTCTTTCCTTTACACCACCGATTCAAAAGCAGCTCTGACTAGCCCTCTACTCTATCTGCCCCAGTCGTATCTCTGCGTACAGATGATAATTGGCCTGTGCCCGGAATGCCAAATGGAAGTGGTGTTGGTGAACCTTTTCAACGGAAAGCAGGAAAGCTTAGAAGTAATAAAAGGATCTACGGTGGCTGGCGCACATGGACTGCCCATGTGGCAGTACGTCCAGATCAACAGGACAGTTTCGTTCGAACTTGAAACGACTGTACAAGTGAAACTGATTCCAGAACTGGAACGAGCCAGTCGGAACCCATTATGGGCGTTTGGAAGCATTCGTTCGTGTCCGCCAACAG ATTCCGTGAGATACGCTAGCATGAAAGCCACGAAAGACTACGGCAACGGTGATTACTTCTGGCCAAACGTTACATGCCAGAAGCTCTTTTACAACGAAAATGTCGTCGTCGATTCGCTTCCCGACGCCACGTTGGGTGTGGACTTCG ATGACTCCGACTGCCCCGATGGCAAGGTGGGGCCGTACTGTTCTGTAAGCTGCAGCGACCATTTTAAAGCCAATCCGGATTGCAAAAATACGGTGATTTGCGAAAGAGCAGGCTGCACGTGTCCATCCGGTTTCGTCGGCAAGGATTGCGAAATAT CTTGCGAAGTTGGCCTGTATGGACACGACTGCAAGCGAACTTGTGGCTGGTGCTTCAGAGACGACTGTGACTTCAGAACAGGAGTGTGTAGGTCTGGCTGTGACAACGTGAGAAGATACAACATCCCACCGTATTGTAAAGCAG gaaTCGACGTCCCTCCACCACCTACCATCGACTTTATCAGTGAAACGAGAGTTCGTGTGATTATTCCAGCAGGAGAATATAAATTAATTCCGTTGAGTTATATGTTCATCATACAG AAAGATGGAGATGTGAATGCCCGTTCACTGGGAGACTATGCGAACATATTTACGAACACTACGACACTCGTTGGATACACCGATGACTTAGAACCTGGCACTTCCTACGAAATTTCTTGTAGGTTATTGGTGAAGTACGATGCTACCATTATACACGGGGAATGGAACAGTTTCGCGACTCCCTGCACGT cggCCAGCGACTTCGAGGTGGAAGCAACGAACACGACCTTGACGTTGAAGAAGATTCCAGAAAGG GAGCCTTTGCACGCGTGCCCAGACAAGTTGTACGATGTCACTTTTGAAAACAGTGAAACACACGGTGAAATATTCAAAGGGGCGCTGCCGAAGATACCCCACAAATTTGCACAATTAACACCGTATACATTATACAATGTCACGGTCAGCAAGGGACCGGCGATTTTGTTTTCGCGGGAGGTTCGAACCCTCGATGGAG CTCCATCAAACGTGAGAAACGTCGCGGTGGAATTGACTTCGAACGGAGAAGCGACAGTTAAATGGGATCCCCCTGAATATCCACGTGGAATCatacaaaaatacgaaatcaaatGGCAG atcCAAACGCACTTCGGCTGCTACAATCTGAGGAGGGACGTACCAAGCAATCCCGTCAAAACACTCTTCACTGAGCATACCAGTGCCACATTATCACATTTGATGCCATATGCTAGGTACACTGTAGAAATCTCAGCGCACACTTCTTCTCCTGGGACAGGAGAGAGGACTCTGTTTTCCACCAAGGAGAGTG ACATGCCAACAGCCGTGTACAGCAACTTGACATTTCAAAATTATACGTTGTCGTGGAACCCTCCAGAGGATTGCACCACGATTTCCGGACCTATCAAAGCGAGAATTATCGTGAAAGGTGTTAGCAAATTGATGGCTGGTTTCAACATTACGAAAAACACTGTCTCCTATTTCATTAAACTGGACAAGGAACTTTACGGTGCGGAAAAGTTCGAAGCACGGATCTACGTTGTTAGAGACTACAAAAGCACGAACAAGTCTAGTTATCAGGAGATCACCTTCACTACCCCGCCAAAAG CCCCGCCTCCGGTAAGGAACCTAGAAGTCTTCGAATTCGATTCCAAAACTGAGGAGGTCCACTTACGGTGGCAAGAGCCAAACCCACCTATCAATGGAGAAATACGTTATTATGCAGTGAACAGCTGTGGCAGGTCTTGTAGGATCTTACACTACGTGTATCCCACGGAATATTGCAATTTGTGGAGCAAATACATTTGCGCGGTCGTTAAGCAGCCTGGacaacagtttaaaaaaattacg GTATCAGCCGTGAACGTAAACGTTTCAACGCCAAGCGAACCAGAATCCGTGTCGATTGTTCGCAATATGAAGCCAAGTGCGCCTGAAAACTTCACCGTGGAGCCTCTCAATAAAGGACTCGTCAATGTGAGGTGGTCCCATCCCTGGAAAACAGGTGGTCATCTCAAGAAATTCATCATCGTCGCGGAAATGGTGTCGTCGAATCTCAGAGTGCAAATTCAGCATCAGTTAAACGTGATAGTGGAACACCCAGTCAAAGAGTACCGTATTCTGTACACCGAGCAACTGCGTTTATTGCCATCGTCCGATTacagaatttccatttttcccgCGACCAACGCGGACTTACGCGGCGCCAAGAGGGTTGCAAACGTGCAGACACCACTGGCGATAGCATTCGAGAAGGAACTAACGTCGGACGCGAGCATCGACGATTCGACTATCTCCTTGCACATCCCAAATGTTCTGAACGATACCAGAAACAGCTTGATGAACGTGATCGTAAAGGGACCACGAACTTGCGAGCACCCCGCGTTACTGAGCCCTCGTCTCCAGGAGAAAGTGGGAATCAAGGAGCACGAGATTAACTGGCTTGCTGCCACATTCCCA ACGAGTAAGTTCGCTGGCAAGACGTTCACCGTGGGCGATAAGGAGCAGTACAACGGCGGCACGAATTGCCCGCTAAAGCCAGGAGAGTCGTACGAAATAATGATCATTGTGCAAACTGATGGAGGATCGGCGAACGATCAGATTGTGGTGGCGAGCGCGGCATCGATTCGTATTAACGAGATACCGAGCCGGCACGAAGCGTGGATCATTCCTGTTGCGATATTTGTCGTCGCTGTGGCAGCCCTCTACTATATTTATCGAAG GCGGAAAAGGAGATCTTTGAACGAGATCGTTTTTAACGAAGAAATGGACTCGGTGACCAACACGGAAAACCTGGGGGAAAAGCCAATTCCACCCTGCTCGAAGCAAACACTCACCACGACGTTGAATTTGCCTGGTAAAGAGACATTGTCGCCAACGAGCACGCCTTTGAATGATGGAGCCGTACTCGCAAACGGTGTTAATCAGAGCGAAGAAGCAGCTACCCCGGTGCAAGTGAAGGATTTCGAGGATTACGTGAAGCGAGCGCTCGATTCTGGGCTGCTGCATAAGCAGTACAAT ACACTGCCGAGGGGCCAGACGAAACCTTGGGATTATGGACAGCTGCCGCAGAACAAGCCGAAGAATCGATACGCAAATCTCGTAGCTT ACGATGAGAATCGCGTGATACTGAAGACGCTTCCGGATGATCCCCACTCGGATTACATCAACGCTAATTACATCAAG GGCTACAAAAAGGAGAAGTGTTACATAGCCACGCAAGGACCAAAGCCGAGCACGGTCATCGACTTCTGGAGGATGATCTGGGAGGAGGGAACCCTTGTGGTTTGCATGCTAGCAAACACAATCGAAGGAGGGAAG ATAAAGTGCGAGCAATATTGGCCCGACATTGGGAAGAAGGAGAAATACGGCGATGTGGTGATCTCGAACGCTAAACACAATGTGTTCGCGAATTACACGTTTCGCACCTTGCACGCGACGCGCGGGGACGAAACTCGAAAG ATCGAGCATCTGCATTTCACTGCCTGGCCAGATCACGGAGTGCCCCTGTCCACGCATTCTGTGGTGACGTATTTGAAGAAGCTGTTGGCAACGTCACCCGGAAATGGACCTGTGGTGGTCCACTGCAGCGCAGGGGTCGGCAGGACCGGAACCATCATTCTGTGCGACATTTGCCTGCGGCGAGCCGCAGCAGAAGGG GTGGTCGACGTGTTCGCTGAAATGAAGGCGATCAGAAGCCAAAGGGCCAACACGGTGGACACTGTGCAACAGTATCTGCTAGCTCACTTGACCCTGGTCGAGTGTCTACTCTCTGTCCCAACGTCGCTGTCTTGCGACAAGGTCCTGCCGTTGAAGATCAAGGCGCTTAAAAAACAATTGGTGTTGCAGCAGCAGAG tttGAAGAAGACAGCGTGGCAAGACGAGGCGCTTCTATCGCCGACCGGCCTAGCCACTCTTTCGAAGTGCAACCTTGCCAAACACAGATTCCCAGAATTGGTTTCAG CGAAAGTCAGCAGAGTGTACTTAAAACGATACCCACCGACAGATGAGGACAGCGATTACATATCCGCTGTTTACGTGGACAGTGCGAGGTTGCAGAAGCAGTACATAGCGACGCAGTTGCCGTTGCCTGCGACGTTCAGCGACTTCTGGAGGATGATCGCCGAGTATAAAGTAGAATTAATCGTCCTGCTTCAACCGCACGACCCGAATGACGCG ACCTGTTGCCCCATTGTTCCGAGCGAGGAATTCAAGCCAGCGCCATACATAAGCATCAGGGAAAAGGAGACTGTCGAATTGGAGCATTATACATCGCAGAAACTGATACTGGTCGATAATTCAGAG AAGCCCGCCGCTGAGCAGCAGGTAACAATTTTATGCTCCGCGGAATGGAAAGCTGGCAGGAACCAAGACCCACCATCGACGATGACGCTGGTGACGCTGTGGCAAGCCGCGGAGAGGATTTCGAGGGGAGACGGGCCGACCGTGGTGCTATGCCA CGACGGCGTAACCGGCTGCGGACTTTACGTAGCCTTAAGCTTTCTTCTCGAGAGAATGGCCGTGGAAAGGGAGTGCGACGTTTGCCTGGCAATTCGCGCGATTAGGAGATCGAGGCCCGATTTCGTTCAATCTTTG GAACAGATGGAATATTTATACGACGCAGCGATAACATACCTGCAGTACTTCGAGACGTACGCGAACTTTACGTAA
- the LOC143374638 gene encoding uncharacterized protein LOC143374638: MIRETIRNDKNMAQTSEPAPVHCYTNPSFCRQSEYIPDDHSGELPPPPQFQGPDDLPPPPPPLQLQCNGGQSNPAFQGHGEGGGIDRCEVRDRYCYLEENRGPAHRRYGSLPVEEHRAMYNQSSRYEYVQDEQRGQMQRRGSSRYEFIPHQQVQQRSAPAANQDDGRELQMQNRRNNAGRYAVVPGEQDYQDEEAAWNHAKHVSPVRRHVNTPQGRYSRVPLQEDDPPALPERNGQELSVSPRNNLATQKLHEILTTPRKPRSRSEERTLSPKRQQSFNQTGTPQRRALTPGGSPTGRTFSPSRSTPHGTPQNRGFPPGPQTSTPNKESSARRCLPLLENPPRQQDLCPASNCGRLRYVGTAPVDLVTMGHGDPPPRYAYMENGPESMPMVSGSPRYQVVPSGQKRNGYQSVESAFIARTAVVPPLSPPNSDANTTLASGLEKSDRRNAPLLLVLVGILTCGLALYLSWTQGRRYYYDSAAGCGVCCTLAGACRTLRRTWTGLGLAGLSALSCAGLLLLAAKAPKPGTPLHDVTAGALCGVSLLGAALALLALLAPRCNLGRHRRVHSWIPRLSP; this comes from the exons ATGATCCGCGAAACGATACGGAACGACAAAAACATGGCTCAAACGTCCGAGCCGGCTCCGGTGCACTGTTACACCAATCCCTCCTTCTGCCGACAATCCGAGTACATACCGGATGATCATTCCGGCGAGCTACCGCCGCCACCACAGTTTCAGGGCCCCGACGATCTGCCACCGCCCCCGCCGCCCCTGCAGCTGCAGTGCAACGGGGGACAAAGCAACCCCGCGTTCCAGGGACACGGCGAAGGCGGTGGGATCGATCGCTGCGAGGTCAGAGACAGATACTGCTACCTTGAAGAAAATAGAGGCCCCGCGCATCGAAGGTATGGAAGCCTTCCCGTGGAGGAGCACCGTGCCATGTACAATCAGAGTTCAAGGTACGAGTACGTGCAGGACGAGCAGAGGGGTCAGATGCAGAGGAGGGGTTCCTCGAGGTACGAGTTCATTCCACACCAGCAGGTGCAACAGCGTTCCGCGCCGGCGGCCAACCAAGACGACGGCAGGGAGCTGCAGATGCAAAATCGCCGGAACAACGCTGGTAGGTACGCCGTTGTACCGGGTGAGCAGGATTACCAGGACGAGGAGGCCGCCTGGAACCACGCGAAACACGTTTCCCCGGTGCGCAGGCACGTTAACACGCCCCAAG GTCGTTACAGCAGAGTGCCCCTGCAAGAAGACGATCCCCCAGCCCTGCCAGAAAGGAACGGGCAAGAGCTCTCCGTCTCCCCGAGGAACAATCTGGCCACGCAAAAGCTGCACGAGATATTGACCACTCCCAGGAAGCCTCGATCCAGGTCCGAGGAGAGGACCCTATCCCCAAAGAGGCAGCAGTCGTTCAATCAAACCGGTACGCCACAAAGAAGAGCACTCACTCCAGGTGGCTCCCCAACCG GTCGGACCTTCAGCCCTAGCCGCTCCACGCCTCACGGAACGCCACAGAACCGTGGCTTCCCACCGGGGCCCCAGACCTCCACCCCCAACAAAGAGTCATCAGCTCGGAGGTGCCTTCCACTGCTGGAGAACCCGCCTCGGCAGCAGGACCTCTGCCCAGCCAGCAACTGCGGCAGGCTCCGTTACGTAGGCACGGCTCCCGTCGACCTTGTGACGATGGGTCACGGCGATCCACCGCCTCGTTACGCGTACATGGAAAATGGGCCTGAATCTATGCCGATGGTGTCTGGTTCGCCGCGGTATCAGGTGGTGCCCTCGGGCCAGAAAAGGAACGGGTACCAGAGCGTGGAAAGCGCGTTCATCGCCAGAACCGCGGTG GTCCCACCTCTGTCGCCGCCGAACAGTGACGCGAACACAACCTTGGCTAGCGGTCTGGAGAAGAGCGATAGGAGGAACGCGCCGCTGCTGTTGGTCCTCGTGGGTATATTGACCTGCGGTTTGGCGCTATATTTGTCCTGGACGCAAGGGAGGAG ATACTACTACGACAGCGCGGCAGGCTGCGGGGTATGCTGCACCCTCGCAGGCGCATGCAGGACATTGAGGAGGACCTGGACGGGTCTCGGCCTCGCAGGACTCTCGGCACTGAGCTGTGCAGGACTTCTGCTCCTAGCTGCCAAGGCACCCAAACCTGGAACTCCACTCCACGATGTCACAGCCGGCGCTCTGTGCGGAGTTTCTCTGCTGGGTGCTGCTCTGGCGCTACTGGCGCTTCTAGCACCTAGATGCAATCTGGGCAGGCACAGGAGGGTGCACTCTTGGATACCTCGCCTGTCGCCTTGA